From a region of the Lactuca sativa cultivar Salinas chromosome 4, Lsat_Salinas_v11, whole genome shotgun sequence genome:
- the LOC111919588 gene encoding uncharacterized protein LOC111919588 — translation MANNGRGPRQQPRRNANRGNEDNLRDPRDIEEIARLQQRVRDLELQQEERVEETETDTRIWDDGAGFGNPFGRRRPCRETQATDQIRNLGVKIEIPDFDRRAQVDEFIDWLSTVERVFELKDIPDNLKVKLVALKLRKYVSLWWNHVRKTRVQEGRSKVETWDKMKKLLCEKFLPTNHRQEVFLEYHSLSQRASTVEGFINEFDRLRMRLALKVEKQLKGKNKSVGSKWGTTKTDVVRSPSNFSPASGSKPSPRKVEGTRGPATSSTTHTTRLNRCFKCQGIGHFARDSPNQQLVTLTEDLQPTFDTENEEDEEEEEERSKIIYPDKGEALVAQRVLNVTPTSTIDDTLWLPNNIFRTKCTTKGKVCTLIIDGGSCENMVALSMVEKLALPVEPHPDPYQLTWLKKGNVVKVSQRCLVQFSIGNKYSNEVWCEVIPMDACHVLLGRPWQYDRRTKHDGFKNTYSFRKDGINVTLVPLDTRETGTEALILTKSAFLDFTQHTTPPIMYALLIVEQNKLRTETPLAVQPLLTEFQDVFPDEIPAGLPLMREIQHCIDFVPGAIIPNKPAYRMNLKEFEELHRQVTELLEKGLIRESMSPCVVPALLVPKQGGTYRMCIDSRAVNKISIKYRFPIPRFEDLLDQLHGTSIFSKTDLCSGYHHIRMRPEDEWKTTFKTRDGLYEWMVMPFGLSNAPSTFMRLMNHVFKTLISHCVVVYFDDILVFSNDVGQHLRHLREVFSILQDQKLFANRTKCQFLSPEVLFLGYIVSGNGIRMDESKVEAITTWPTPTSVHEVRSFHGLASFYRRFIRKFSSIVAPITDFIKGSQFIWTTAANRAFEELKKKGHSGPCVSITEFS, via the exons ATGGCAAACAACGGACGAGGACCTCGACAACAGCCCCGTAGAAACGCCAATAGAGGCAATGAAGACAATTTGCGAGATCCACGTGACATTGAGGAAATTGCACGGCTACAGCAACGAGTCCGGGACTTGGAATTGCAACAGGAAGAACGTGTTGAGGAGACAGAGACGGACACTAGAATCTGGGATGATGGTGCGGGGTTTGGCAACCCATTTGGTCGGAGACGACCTTGTCGAGAGACACAAGCGACTGACCAAATTCGTAACCTTGGGGTCAAGATTGAAATTCCCGATTTTGATAGGAGAGCTCAAGTAGACGAGTTTATCGATTGGCTGAGCACAGTTGAACGCGTTTTTGAGTTAAAGGACATTCCCGATAATCTGAAGGTAAAACTCGTGGCCCTTAAACTTAGAAAATATGTTTCGTTATGGTGGAATCATGTCAGGAAGACGAGGGTTCAGGAAGGAAGATCGAAAGTTGAGACATGGGACAAAATGAAGAAACTGTTGTGCGAGAAGTTTCTTCCAACAAACCATCGACAAGAGGTCTTCTTGGAGTACCATAGCTTGTCCCAACGGGCGTCTACCGTTGAAGGATTCATTAACGAATTTGACAGATTACGAATGCG TCTAGCCTTAAAGGTTGAGAAACAACTCAAAGGGAAAAACAAAAGTGTTGGCTCTAAATGGGGAACCACCAAAACCGATGTTGTTCGATCTCCATCAAATTTCTCACCTGCGAGTGGAAGTAAGCCCAGCCCAAGAAAGGTTGAAGGTACCCGTGGACCAGCTACATCTTCTACGACTCACACCACCAGATTAAATCGTTGTTTCAAATGCCAAGGAATAGGTCATTTCGCACGAGATTCTCCTAATCAGCAACTTGTTACGCTCACTGAAGACTTACAACCCACGTTTGACACTGAAaacgaagaagacgaagaagaagaagaagagagaagcaAGATCATTTATCCAGACAAGGGTGAAGCTTTGGTAGCCCAGCGAGTTCTTAATGTTACACCTACCTCTACAATTGACGACACTTTATGGCTTCCTAACAACATCTTTCGCACAAAATGCACAACCAAGGGTAAAGTATGTACTCTCATCATTGACGGGGGTAGTTGCGAGAACATGGTAGCCCTGAGTATGGTGGAAAAACTAGCACTACCAGTAGAGCCACATCCAGATCCTTATCAGTTGACTTGGCTGAAGAAAGGGAATGTTGTCAAGGTTAGTCAACGGTGTCTTGTACAATTCTCCATCGGGAATAAGTATTCTAATGAAGTGTGGTGTGAGGTAATCCCCATGGATGCATGCCACGTATTATTGGGGCGACCTTGGCAATATGATCGACGTACAAAACATGACGGTTTCAAAAATACGTATTCGTTTAGAAAAGATGGGATTAATGTCACGCTAGTACCCCTCGACACCCGAGAGACGGGAACCGAAGCCCTCATCCTAACAAAATCGGCCTTCCTCGACTTTACCCAACACACTACACCCCCGATTATGTATGCTCTCTTGATCGTAGAACAAAATAAACTTCGTACAGAGACACCACTTGCGGTTCAACCTCTTCTTACAGAATTCCAAGATGTGTTTCCTGATGAAATACCCGCCGGATTACCACTCATGAGAGAAATCCAACACTGCATAGACTTTGTCCCCGGTGCAATCATACCAAATAAACCAGCGTACAGGATGAATCTGAAGGAGTTTGAGGAGTTACATAGACAGGTGACCGAGCTTCTTGAAAAAGGGCTTATTCGGGAAAGCATGAGTCCTTGTGTTGTCCCTGCATTATTAGTACCTAAACAAGGAGGTACctatcggatgtgcattgatagTCGGGCCGTAAATAAAATCAGTATCAAGTACCGCTTCCCTATACCCCGTTTTGAGGACCTTCTTGACCAGTTACATGGCACGTCAATCTTTTCTAAAACCGACCTTTGTAGTGGTTATCACCATATTAGAATGCGCCCCGAGGATGAGTGGAAAACAACCTTTAAGACACGTGATGGGCTTTACGAGTGGATGGTCATGCCATTTGGCCTCTCAAACGCCCCTAGTACGTTCATGCGCTTGATGAATCATGTGTTTAAAACCCTCATCAGTCACTGTGTTGTAGTCTactttgatgatatcttggtgtttAGCAATGATGTGGGTCAACATCTTCGACACTTACGAGAAGTTTTTTCTATCTTGCAAGACCAAAAGCTATTTGCAAACCGCACTAAATGTCAATTTTTGTCACCTGAAGTTCTTTTTTTAGGCTATATAGTTTCAGGAAATGGCATACGCATGGATGAGTCTAAGGTAGAAGCTATCACAACTTGGCCCACACCTACATCTGTTCATGAGGTTAGAAGCTTTCATGGGTTGGCTTCATTTTATCGTAGGTTTATTCGAAAGTTTAGCTCCATAGTTGCCCCTATTACCGACTTCATCAAGGGAAGTCAATTCATTTGGACGACCGCAGCTAATCGTGCCTTTGaagaattgaaaaaaaaaggtCACTCAGGCCCCTGTGTTAGCATTACCGAATTTTCATAG